One Oryza brachyantha chromosome 3, ObraRS2, whole genome shotgun sequence DNA segment encodes these proteins:
- the LOC102721346 gene encoding ACT domain-containing protein ACR4 — translation MDGETSCSSWDSDDEYQKFIQKMNPPRVVIDNTSCANATVVHVDSANKYGILLEVVQVLTELQLIVKKAYISSDGGWFMDVFNVTDQNGLKIMDELVLDEIVQYIHKCLRADSCFLPSRRRSVGVEPSSDYTLIELTGTDRPGLLSEVSAVLTNLECNVVNAEVWTHNKRAAAVMQVTDRKTGLAISDTVRLGRIKERLSFVFKGSNRSQDTKTTVTMGITHTDRRLHQMMLEDRDYERYDKDRTSVNPTPMVSVVNWLDKDYSVVNIRCKDRPKLLFDTVCTLTDMKYVVFHGSVDSEGPEAYQEYYIRHIDGSPVNSEAERQRVIQCLEAAIERRVSEGLKLELSTGDRVGLLSDVTRIFRENGLTVTRAEVSTKDDKAVNTFYVRDAAGSSAVDLKTLEAIREEIGQTVLQVKGHPDHRKSTPQESPSRFLFSSLFRPRSLYSLGLIRS, via the exons ATGG ATGGAGAGACGAGCTGTTCTTCGTGGGACAGTGACGATGAGTACCAGAAGTTCATCCAAAAGATGAACCCTCCAAG GGTTGTGATTGACAACACATCATGTGCGAATGCAACAGTTGTGCAT GTAGACAGTGCCAACAAGTATGGGATACTGTTAGAGGTAGTGCAGGTCCTCACCGAGCTGCAACTCATAGTGAAGAAAGCCTACATATCATCGGATGGTGGATGGTTCATGGATG TGTTCAATGTGACTGACCAAAATGGGCTGAAGATAATGGATGAATTGGTTCTGGATGAGATAGTACAGTATATCCATAAG TGTCTCAGGGCTGATTCTTGCTTTCTTCCTTCGCGGAGGAGATCTGTTGGAGTGGAGCCTTCCTCTGACTACACTTTGATAGAGCTAACTGGAACTGATAGGCCTGGTCTGCTCTCAGAAGTGAGCGCCGTTCTGACAAACCTGGAGTGCAATGTGGTGAATGCAGAGGTGTGGACTCATAACAAacgagcagcagcagtcaTGCAAGTCACGGATAGGAAAACGGGGCTGGCAATCTCAGATACAGTGCGGCTTGGTAGAATAAAGGAGCGACTTAGCTTTGTGTTCAAGGGGAGCAACAGGAGTCAAGACACCAAGACAACTGTGACAATGGGGATAACCCACACAGACCGGAGGCTTCACCAGATGATGCTGGAAGATCGGGATTATGAAAGGTATGACAAGGATAGGACAAGTGTCAACCCCACACCGATGGTTTCGGTTGTTAATTGGCTCGACAAGGATTATTCTGTGGTGAATATTCGGTGCAAGGATCGGCCAAAGCTTCTCTTCGACACAGTTTGCACCCTGACAGATATGAAGTATGTGGTTTTCCATGGGAGTGTGGATTCTGAGGGCCCTGAAGCTTATCAG GAATATTACATTAGGCATATTGATGGCTCACCTGTCAACTCTGAGGCTGAACGACAACGAGTCATCCAGTGTCTTGAAGCTGCTATAGAAAGGAGAGTATCCGAG GGGCTGAAGCTCGAGTTGTCGACTGGTGATAGAGTGGGACTGCTATCAGATGTCACACGCATCTTCCGCGAGAATGGCTTGACGGTTACGAGAGCTGAAGTTTCGACAAAGGACGACAAGGCTGTCAACACTTTCTATGTCCGCGATGCAGCAGGGAGCTCAGCCGTCGATCTGAAGACACTTGAAGCTATACGCGAAGAGATAGGCCAGACTGTGCTTCAAGTAAAAGGGCATCCTGATCACCGCAAATCAACTCCGCAAGAATCGCCATCTAGGTTCCTCTTCAGCAGTCTGTTCAGACCAAGATCACTGTATAGCCTAGGGCTGATCAGGTCCTGA